The sequence ATAATATAACTCTTTGCTTGGCATACAATAAAAGTGTTTGATTGATTAATGTCGGGTAATGGAATTTTTGCAGTTGTTGGTTTCGGTAAGAAGAGGGGACCCAACTCTTCTGAGAAGTAGAAGAATGACTTATAAAAGCTTCTCATAATGGCTATTTTGTGCATTTCTTCTATTCGTATGTTTTAGTCATGTTTCTTTTGCACTTATATATGTTTTGATTCTATGAATTACGAATTTACTCCTGAATTTTATTCTCAACTTCCAGCAGTAATAGTTTGATTTTGTCTGCAAGTTTACACCAACCATGGGGTTTTATCTTTTATGTTATTGAATGATATGTTTCTATTCTACGGATAATGGAATCATACAAGAAACTGTGATTATGATGTTCTCTCGTCAACTAATGTATAATAGGCGATGCTTCCACGAATGATTATTCATTCAGCAAATTTCTGGCCATGCTCTTGAATTGCTTGTATAATTTCATTTCTCGCAAGAGAGGTCCTTTGCTATTGGTGTAGATTCACTGATGCATTTGGACCAGTTAAACTAGAATCCAAAATGTGAACAACTCTTTAGTTAAGTGTAAAAAACCTGAAAACCTAAAAGAGTGCCAATCTTGATTCACATCAcattttgagtttattttgaaGCTGAGAAAAATTCCTTAAAAGGCTTGGAGAGTTCCTCTCCGGACCTTAGAATGAGTTGTGTCAGAAGCAAAGCCAAGAGCATAGGATGGGAGGAATAAATTCTGATCTAACTGATGCGTCAGTCAATATAAATGAGAAAAGACTCCACAAAGCCCCGATTATTGATAGGCCAAGTATTTTTTAGGCCTATTAACATAAAACCGTTTTCACAATCCAAATGAAGTCTCTAGGGCGATCAGCAGTCTACAGAATCTGAGACTAGGCTATTCCTAAATTATCGTGTTCTACATTGACTGACGCATCAGCAGTCTACAGAATCTGAGCAGTCTACAGTATACACCTTGTTTGCCTTCAGCCATGTTCCTAAATTATCGTGTTCTTCACATTGTTTCGAATTACAAGTACAATCAAAAGGAAAATTATACGTCCCTCTCTCCCAAATGTTGGTCCAGATTTATCATATTTGGATTTTCTTGGTTCATACCTTAAGCTCCAGACCCCGAACAAAATCTATTGATGTTGCTTGGTgaatcttagttttttttttgatcaaatttttaaaaaagatggTGGTTCAGCTGGGTACGAGCCACCAGGCCATGTGGATCTGAGTGGCTTTCATCCGTTATCCGTCCACTGCCGAGAGAGGGAGGTGATCGCTGCTCTGTGAAACCAGCCTCACGCATTGCCCTCCCCTCTTTAGGAAACGCCTGAGTCAAGCCTTCGCCTAACACAAACGGATCACTCTCGGTTTGGACTGGGCGGTCCAGAAGATGCCAGACAGAACCGACCGGTGGGCCGGGACAGTGTTCCACCATCTTGTTGTCCCCACATGGGTCACAAACTCTTGTTACTGAGCTCGACAGTGAATcttagttttaacttttaattttaagtaaaaaataatGGATTTATTTTTGGCGTAGTCCATAGTAGAATTTACATTGATAAGAAATGAAACatcatttatgaaaaaaattaaacacaatgaacttactttcttttttttttggaactcacACAATGAGCTTacttattgatttttttttctttgctaagAATATTAATACGATATGCATAATATGCTCAATTTTCACTATTATGGGACATGTccaaaatctataatattatttcaaaagTTCCAAGAAAACTATACGTAAAcgtataaatagaaaaatatacagATGTTATCAAATAGAGAAAACTACAAATATCAcaatgaaaaattaaatatattaaattcttttataaaataaataaattaatttattataaaaatattaagaattGTGAAAACTAAGAATATGATGGAATATTCTTCTTTACTAatttagaaaacatatatatgggTGCGTGTATATGCTGATTGTATATTTGTATCTGACACATTGCCAAATCCTTATAAGGAAGAGGATATAAATATGTCAAAAAATTAATTTCAgttcaatttttatattttggaaatTAGGATTTTATTTTTACCATATAACGTTGGGTATATTCTTATTTGATGGACAGATCACAGCGTATTAAAATATCATAATGGTTTAATTAGGTATGAATGTTAACAAATACTATTTTGTTTTGACATGTCATATTTATGTTGGtcagattttttatttaaaagtatttATGGATTTTGTCTTTTTGAGGGGAGGATAAATCTTGGTTGCTAAATAATCAACGGTCAACTAAGACTTGGATTTCTctctaaatatagaggaaaGTACTTATCCTCTCCAGATCCATCACCATTACAAATAATCTTCTGTGTCTCCATCAAATCACACCTCTACCTAGAAATTAATCCTCTCTATCTTTTAGTTTTCAATTAatcttttacttctttttttttttctgaagatgATTATCCCTCTCGAAAACCCTGTTTTGGGTACACATATCTATCTTCATTCACTTCAAAAATAACGCGTTTTTTTTAAAGTGTCcattaaattaacaaaattggagaaaaaaaaataatgatatttttcaattaatgGGTTtactttatgattttttttaaccaGTGCATGAAGATTTTGGGAAACAAAAGAAGACCGAAGAGTTACAACTGGACAACATAATTCCAACGTCGAAGACATCATCGGACGATGATGTGTTTTTGGCCCCTGAGGTGAACGCATTTGGTCGTCAGTTCAGGTTGTTATAAGAGTTGCGTaatttaattaaacattttttcaaataataaagaaatttttttgatcaatgtAAATTGTTGTAGAGACTACGCGGATGCGAACAACGAGAGGCAGAAGAGCGTCGAGGAGTTCTACAAAACACAGCACACTAACCAAAGTTTAGACTTTGTAAGATCTCTTTTATATTACAATTATAGTTTACGGGTTATTAGCTTTTTGTTTTGTGGGATTAATGTATGTACGCTACATAGCCTACATATAAAAGTGATCTGGGAACTATTGATAATAACTTTATGTTTAATACTCAAAGTACAGTTTATCAGttgcacccaaaaaaaaaaacggttatCATGTTTTCTTTTGCAGGTAAAGAAAATGAGGCACGAGTATGGAAAACTGGACAAGATGGTGATGAACATTTGGGAATGTTGTGAACTTCTTAACGAAGTGGTGGACGAGAGTGATCCTGATCTTGATGAACCACAAATTCAGCATTTGCTTCAATCGGCTGAAGCAATCCGTAAAGACTATCCTGACGAAGATTGGCTCCATCTCACTGCCCTTATCCATGGTAATCAATATCGTTGAGTATGTCAAAATACAATGCTTACGGCTATGGCTAGAACTTACAAATcataatattcatatataagaATCCGAAAAATGCTAACATTGGAATCAATTACCAGATCTTGGGAAGGTTCTTACTCTTCCACAATTTGGAGGGCTTCCTCAGTGGGCTGTTGTTGGTAAGTCTAATTATTTGAGGTTTCTAATAAAAAGgaatataaacaattaattatGTTCTCTTGACTGATATGTATCGAACTTTAAGCTTTCAGTAACATATGAATTCCATATCAAAACTTGTAGGTGACACATTTCCTGTTGGGTGTGCTTTTGATGAATCTAACATACACCACAAGGtacataaaaacatattattatctgcagtttcattaaaaaaaatattactaagcaattgaatataatttcacagttattattttcttttaatcttttttttgtcagcaacatAACCTttaatcttttatattttcagtATTTTATGGAAAACCCTGATTTTAACAACCCAAATTATAATACCAAAACTGGGATTTATTCTGAAGGATGTGGACTAGAAAATGTTTTCATGTCATGGGGGCATGATGATTACATGTACCTGGTAATATTTTAACTTACTGctgtaatttattaaatattataattaaattagtttcCAAGTTAAAGATTTTGTAAAATTGATAATTATATGTTCATATAGGTGGCCAAGGAGAACGGAAGCACTTTGCCATCCGCGGGATTGTTTATCATCCGATACCATTCCTTTTACCGTAAGCATAATATATTATGAACCAATTAACGAAACAAACTCTTAGTTAGTAACATAATGGtttattaattagtttttatatttgtagCATTGCACAAGGCTGGAGGTTACACTCACCTTTTGAACGAGGGAGACAAGGATAATCTCAAATGGCTCCATGTTTTCAagtaacttaaaaatatatcttaatcaAACATACTTTGATTATAATTATCGGATTGTAATTATAAAGTTGTGTTTATAATACAGCAAGTACGACTTATACAGCAAGAGCAAAG comes from Brassica rapa cultivar Chiifu-401-42 chromosome A02, CAAS_Brap_v3.01, whole genome shotgun sequence and encodes:
- the LOC103851813 gene encoding inositol oxygenase 5; the protein is MIIPLENPVLVHEDFGKQKKTEELQLDNIIPTSKTSSDDDVFLAPEVNAFGRQFRDYADANNERQKSVEEFYKTQHTNQSLDFVKKMRHEYGKLDKMVMNIWECCELLNEVVDESDPDLDEPQIQHLLQSAEAIRKDYPDEDWLHLTALIHDLGKVLTLPQFGGLPQWAVVGDTFPVGCAFDESNIHHKYFMENPDFNNPNYNTKTGIYSEGCGLENVFMSWGHDDYMYLVAKENGSTLPSAGLFIIRYHSFYPLHKAGGYTHLLNEGDKDNLKWLHVFNKYDLYSKSKVQVDVEKVKPYYMSLIKKYFPEDLRW